The DNA sequence TAATTTGTACTATACTTTTAGTCTTTTTTAGAAATAAAATTCCTAAAAAAGAAGTTGTATTTAAGATATTAAAAGAAATTGTGAAGTTAGGAATTTTATTACCACTTGCATTTATTCTAGCTCCTATATTCAATTTATCAACTAAAGCAGGAATAACTATGGGCATAGTAGGTACGCTCATAGGTCTATATACAATTGGAAAGATATTTTTCAAAAAAGATATGACATATCTTATGTTCTTCTCTTTAATGACTATAATAGTAATAGTTATAGACTCTATATTTGGAACACACTTAATGCAAAATAATATTATGAGCTATGATGCAATAATAGGTGCTAGATATTATGGAGTAGGAAATGAATATGAAGGTGTAACGATTGGATGTGCAATATTTGCACTTTCAGTTTTACTAAACTATAAAAAAATACCAAGATGGGTAGTTATTATGTTTGCTTTAGTTATATTGATAACAAGTGCATATCCATCTATGGGTGCTAATGTTGGAGGATGTATATCTGAATCTGTAGCATATGTGTTATTTATATTACTGATATTTGATGTAAAGATGGATTTGAAAAAATCTATATTATTGGGATTAGTTCCTGTTATTTTAGTAGGATTATTTGCTACTTTAGATATTGTATCAAAAAGTCAATCTCATTTATCTGGGTTTGTAAATCAAATAATGTTAAATGGGCCAGGAGCTATAATCCAGACATTTACTAGAAAAATACAGATGAATGTAGATATAGCTACAAGTAATATCTTTATTGTAATAGCTTTAATAGTTGCAGGATTTATGAGCAAATTTATATTCAAGCCTTCAAGACACTTTAAAAAATTAGCAGACAAATATCCATATGTGTTTAAAGGGTTTGTAGCTATAATTGTAGGGTGTATAGTTGCTTTAATATTTAATGATTCAGGAATAGTTGCAGCTGGAACAGGTTCAATATATATACTAATACCACTATTAGTTATGAGTGTAAATATGATGATTTTTGATAAAGAATAGTTTACTACTATAATTAGGGAGGTAACTAAATGTTACGTCCCTAATTTTTAATTTATTAAATTAATGATTTTTAAGTTATATAATATAGTTTCATATGGAAGAATTTATACATAATGTGTTGAATTTAGAGCACAATAAGAATATAGTATATACATATAATAAAAATTTAAGAAATTTGATTAATCAAGGAGAACTAAATGATATTAGACGGAAGAATAATGGGTCTTGATGTTGGAGACAAAACTATAGGGGTTGCAGTTAGTGATCTTATGGGAATTACAGCTCAAGGTGTTAAAACTGTTAAAAGAGTGGGTAAAAAGAAAGATATAGAAGAATTAAAGGCTATAATAAAAGAAAGACAAGTAAATAAAATTGTATCAGGACTTCCTAAAAACATGAATGGAACATTAGGCCCACAAGGTGAAAAGGTAATAAAGTTTTGTGAACTTTTAGAACAAGAAACTGGTATAAAAATAGAATACTGGGATGAAAGATTATCTACAGTAGCAGCAGAAAGATCTTTAATAGAAGCTGATGTTAGAAGAGAAAAAAGAAAAAAAGTAATAGATATGTTAGCTGCTGTAATAATTTTACAAGGATATTTAGATAACAAAAGAATTTTCTAAAACATATATAAAATAGCGTAGATATACGTTATAATATATTTAAATAATTAAACTTTGAGGTGAGGAACATGCAAGAAAATATAGTAAACTTAATAGACCAAGATGGAAACGAAATACAATTTGAAATAATATTAACTTTAGAAGCTGAAGGAAAAGAATATGCTATATTAATGCCTTTAGATGACAATGAAGCAGAAGAAGCTTTAATATTTAGAATTGACAGTGATGAAGAAGGAGATATATTAACTCCACTTGAAAATGATGAAGAGTATGAAACAGTTGTAGCTGTTTACAACACTTTAATGGAAGAAGAAGGATTAGATTACGACGAAGAATAGTTAAAAATTCAAAATTGTATAGTTTATAAATGGGAGTATCTAAATGGTGCTCCTTTTTAAATTTAAATTCTTATAAATAAAATAATACTTTAGGAGGTTTGAGTGAGTAAATATTTAGACTTAATAATTGGATTTGTTTTCATTTTATATTATATATATCTTAAAGTAATATACAATGGAATGGCCTTTGATAAATTTTTTATATCATTAGGAATTGTATTGATTATTTATCATTTTATAAAAAATAAGATAAATATGAACAAAAAATTAAAAAAGATAATTAAAATAACATTTATAATATTTATCTCTATATTTATCATCTTAGAAAGTATATTAATATTTTTTCCAAAACAAAATTTAGAAGAGGATTGTGATTACTTAATTATACTGGGGGCTTCTGTTAAAAATACAGTTCCAAGTTTAACTCTAAAAGGTCGACTAGATAAAGCAATCGAATATCTAAAAAAGAGTAAAGATGATTGTTATATAGTTGTATCTGGAGGAAAAGGAAACGATGAAGGTATTTCAGAAGCAAAGGCAATGGAAAATTATTTAGTAAAGCATAAAATTCCTAAGGATAAAATTATAATGGAAGATAAGTCTACAAATACATATGAAAATTTTAAATATAGTAAAGAAAAAATAGAAAGTCATAGCAAAAATGATATAAAAAATTTAAATATTAAAGTTGTTACTACAGATTTTCATAGTTTTAGAAGTTTTATGTTAGCAAAGAAAAATGGTTATGGGAATGTAAATTTTTATTCAAATAAATCCTTAAATCAATTTATACCTATATATTATGCAAGAGAATTTTTTGCTACTATAAAGACTATTGTATTTGATATGCTCTAATAAGCAATAATTAAAAATATTTAATAAAAAGTTTTAAATTTATTTATATGGTTAAAATAGAGATAATAAACACATAAGGGGTAATGCGTATGAATAAATTTAAAAAATGTTGTATATTTTTAAGCATAATAATTTTAATAAGTATGACTCTAACTAATATTTATGCTATAAATAATTATAAAAAAAATACAAATAAAACTACGGTTAAATCTGAAAATATTATAGTCAAAGAAGAAGAGAAAAAAGAAAAAAGCAAAAAAACTAAAGATGTATTAAACATTTTATTAATAGGAACAGACTCTAATGATTTTAAAAAAACAGCAAGGTCAGATTCTATGATGATATTAACTATAGATAAAGATCACAAAAATATAAAACTTACATCTTTAGCACGAGATACTCTAGTTAATATACCTAGGTATGGATTTGAAAAGCTAACTCATGCATATGCATATGGAAAAGCTGATCTATTACTAGAAACAATACAAAAAAATTTTTATATAGATATAGATGACTATATTACTGTAAATTTTAACTCTTTTATAGATTTAGTTGATATATTAGGCGGGGTTGAAGTTGATATACAAGAAAAAGAGATTAGTCATTTAAATGATATAATAGTAAATTCTTTTAAGGTATCAAATAAAGAAGCAGAAGAACCTCAATTTATAAGAAGTAGTGGGAGACAGTTATTAAATGGATATCAAGCCTTATCTTATGCTAGAATAAGACAAATTGATAGTATATATGAAAGAGATAAAAGGCAAAGGGATGTATTAAAAAGTATAGCCAATAAGTTAATAGAACTACCAGTAAGTAGTTATCCTACAGTTATAAAAGAGTTATTACCTTATGTAGATATAAACATATCTATTACTAAACTTATTTCACTAGCCAATATACTTAGAAATATTTATGATTATGATATAAAACAAATGGAATTTCCAGTTAAGAATCATAGAGAATCAGGAAAGTTATTAAAGAACAATAGTTTTGTAGTTAAATGGGATAAAACAGAAAATTTAAAAATTTTAAAAGATTTTATGTATAGTAATTAAAAAATTTATTAAGTAACACAAATTTTGGGTATATTTATAAAAGTAAAGATAATAATATCTTTACTTTTATTTAGTTTTTAATAGGTTAACACTAGGAGATATATTGACAAAATCAATATTATCAACTAAAATAATTAATAAAGATTATCAGTTGAAAACAAAGGTGGTAAAGGTTAATGAGTCAAATGGAAGTATTAAAAGAAAAATTAAAAGAAACGGGATTTAAAATAACACCTCAAAGAAGAGCTATAATAGAGACGTTATTAAAACATAAGGACAAACATTTAAGCAGTGAAGAAATATATGATTTTGTAAGAGTAGATTGTCCAGAGATAGGATTAGCTACAGTTTATAGAACTATGCAGTTATTAGATGAAGTAGGAGCTATTTCAAAGTTGAATCTAGATGATGGATGTATAAGATATGAAATTGATTTAGATGACTCAGATGCTCATAACCATCATCATTTAATATGTAAAAACTGTGGTAAAATAATAGAAGTAAAAGAAGATTTATTAGACTCTATTGAACTAGAAATACAAAACTTATACAAATTTAGTATATTAGATCACGATCTTAAATTTTATGGATTATGTGAAGACTGTAAATAAAAAAAGCCCCTTTTGGGGCTTAAAATTTTATTAACGTCAATAGTATTAAACAAAATAAAAATACTACAAATACAATCTCCAAGAAATTACTTAAAGACCCTCCAACCTTTAAAAATCCAAGCGAAAACTTCTTTTCACTAAACGGATAGAAAAGAGGTATGCCTGACTTTGTAAATAAATCTCCTAAAAATAAATGAGATGAATATCCTATAGTTCCAAAAAAGCATAAATTAGATATATTAGTTATTAACTCTATTTGTTTAAGTACAAAACCTATTATAAAAATAGCTAATAAGCTATGTGATAGTTTTCTATGTTTAAGCCATGGAAATGACGCTAAAATAAGTGTAAATAATATAAAATAAAATTTACCATTAATTAGGTAAATAGAAATTGTTAACAATATAAATATTAATGATAAAAATAGCCTCCTTAAAAATCCATGGGAAATCTTAGCTTCTAGTATTACTATTGCTACAAAAGTTACTAAAGAACTTATTATAAAATTATCATTTATTTTTATAGATATTAAAAAAATTAATATATTTACAGCATATATAATGATTTTATATATTTTTTTTGAAACATTATGATTTAAAATCGTATTAGATATAATGGAGTTTGATGTGTCTAGGTCAGGCAGTATTGAAAACAATGAACAAACTGCAATATCCATAAGAGAAAGTGGCTTATTAAAAAGCATAGAAGCTTGTAAAGAGGTTAGTACCCCAATAGTGAAGTGAGTTTTACCACGCATTATAACCTCCTGTAAATATTATATTTTGAGAATACCAAAATAATTATTGTTTGTCAAAATAATACGGTAAATGTATTTTAAATATATCTTAAAATATAGTTCAACTTGTGTTACAATTATATTAACTGGTAAAGAGTGCGTGATTTGATATTATTTGTATGTTTAATAAGGAACGATTTTAAAGTGCGAGAGTTTAAAGTGCGAAAAGACATAGACAAAAGGAGATGATGCAATTGTTCAAAAAGAGTTTGAATAAAATAAAAGTTATGGCTCTGGGAGGGCTAAATGAAATCGGGAAGAACATGACGGCTATTGAATATAAAGATGAGATTATCGTTATAGATTCAGGATTAAGTTTCCCAGAAGAAGAAATGTTAGGGGTAGATATAGTTATACCTGATGTAACTTACTTAGTAAAAAATAAAGATAGAGTAAAGGGAATATTTATAACTCATGGTCACGAAGACCATATAGGGGCATTACCATATGTGTTAAAGAAGATAAATGTTCCAGTTTATGCTTCTAAACTTACAGTGGGGCTTATACAGGTGAAACTAAAAGAGCATAAGTTAAATAATGTTAACTTAAATGTTATAACTCCAGGTCAAGTTATAAAACTTAAAAACTTTGACGTAGAGTTTTTAAAAGTAAATCATAGTATACCAGATGCTTGTGCTATAGCAGTTCATACAGATCAAGGAATAATATTCCATACAGGAGATTTTAAAATAGACTTAACTCCTATAGATGGAGAAGTTATGGATTTTCATAGAATCTGTGAATTAAGTAAAAAAGGTGTGCTATTAATGCTTGCAGATAGTACAAACGTTGAAAGACCAGGATATAATCCATCAGAGAGAACTGTTGGGACAGGATTAGATGGATTATTTGCAAAAGCAAACAACAGTAGAATAATAGTTGCTACATTTGCTTCAAATATACACAGACTACAACAAATAGTTAATGCAGCTCAAAAGTTTGAGAGAAAAGTTGCGGTATCAGGAAGATCTATGGTAAATGTCATGGCAGTTGCAAGAGATTTAGGTTATATAGATATAGATGATGATATGCTTATAGATTTAAATGATATACACAAGTATGAAGATAATGAGTTAGTTATAATAACTACAGGTTCTCAAGGAGAACCAATGTCAGCTCTTGCAAGAATGGCATCAGCTGAACATAAAAAAGTTGAAATAAGACAAGGCGATTTAGTTATAATATCTGCCCACCCAATACCAGGAAATGAAAAGCTTATATCAAAAGTAGTTAACTGCTTATTTGAAAAAGGTGCAGAAGTAGTGTATGACGATGCAGCTGATATACATGTTTCAGGGCATGCAAGACAAGAAGAGTTAAAGTTAATGCATAGATTAGTTGCTCCAAAATTCTTTATGCCAGCTCATGGTGAATTTAGAATGTTAAAGAAACATGCAGAAATAGCTGAAGAGTTAGGAATGCCAAGTCAAAATATATTTGTCATGAAAACAGGAGAAGTTTTAGAATTAGATAAAACTTCAGCAAAAGTAGCATCTCATATACCAACAGGAAATGTATTAGTTGACGGTCTTGGAGTTGGAGATGTTGGTAATATAGTTTTAAGAGATAGAAAACATTTATCTGAAGATGGACTTATGATAGTAGTAGTTACTATATCTAAAGAAGATGGAAAAGTTTTAGCAGGACCAGACATAATTTCTAGAGGATTTGTATATGTCAGAGAATCAGAGGATTTAATGGATGGGGCTAAATCAGTAATTAAAAATGTATTAGTTGCATGTGAACAAAGCCATATAAAAGAATGGGCTTATTTAAAAAATAATATAAAAGATAACTTAAAAGAGTACTTATATCAAAGAACTAAGAGAAATCCTATGATACTTCCTATTATAATGGAGGTATAAATGAAAAAGATTGAATATAATATATTATATTCAATCTTTTTTTATTAGGAGGGAAAGTATGGGGGTTTATGATAGCACTACAAAACTTGCAAGTGATATAAAAGGTAGTAAAGAATATAAAGAATTTAAAAAATATATGAAAGTTATAAAAAGTAACCCAAAATATGAATCCATTTTAAATAATCATAGAAAAATACAAATGGAGATTAAGTCTAAAAATATAAAAGGTGTAAATATAGACAAAAAAACATTAAAGATAGCTGAAGACTTGAGAAAAACTATATCAGGCAATAAAGACCTAAGTAGATATATTGAGTGTGAGTATAAGTTTACTTCAATGATGGATAATATAAATAAAATTTTAGCATCAGCTGTATATGAAGACTATAAATGAAGCTTAGGAAAATTAAGTTAATATAACTATATAGCCCCTAATATTTTTAATATATATTACAAATATTAGGGGCTATTAAATAATATATATAAATCGGGTAAAAATATAATAATCAAGGAATGTCATTAGGTAAAATTATAGTTATAAACCTTAAGATATAATGGGGATACAAATACTTAAATTACATAAAAAATTGAATATATTATTTGATATTTAAGCATTATTTAATAAAGAAAAATATATAAAATAGGTGAGCAAATGAAAATTATAATTATAAAAGTTAAATTAAGAGCAAATTGGGTACATTCACTAAAAGAAAAAAGAATGATTTTAAAAAGTATAGTAAAAAAACTTCAAAATAAATTTAACATATCTGTTAGTGAAGTTGATAATCAAGATATACATCAAAGTATAGTTATTGGAATTGCTGGAATATGTTTAGATAGTAGACAAGCTGATTCAACTATTGATAATATAATAAATTATATATATGAAAATACAGATGCTGAGATTATTAATATAGATACAACTATTGATGTTTATTAAATACTTCGCATAATATTAGGTAAAATGTGAAAAAATAGTATCAAATAAAACATCAAGAGGTGAAATTAATGAGACGATTTACCAGTATAGTTTTAGCGATGATGATGGTTTTTATGGGTATGGAAATAACTGCTTTTGCAGGTGATAAAAAGGAACAAGAACCTTTAAACCTATCATCTAAGTCTGCTATATTAATGGATGTAGGCAGTGGACAGATACTATTTGAAAAAAATCCACATGAAA is a window from the Paraclostridium sordellii genome containing:
- the ruvX gene encoding Holliday junction resolvase RuvX, translating into MLDGRIMGLDVGDKTIGVAVSDLMGITAQGVKTVKRVGKKKDIEELKAIIKERQVNKIVSGLPKNMNGTLGPQGEKVIKFCELLEQETGIKIEYWDERLSTVAAERSLIEADVRREKRKKVIDMLAAVIILQGYLDNKRIF
- a CDS encoding DUF1292 domain-containing protein → MQENIVNLIDQDGNEIQFEIILTLEAEGKEYAILMPLDDNEAEEALIFRIDSDEEGDILTPLENDEEYETVVAVYNTLMEEEGLDYDEE
- a CDS encoding YdcF family protein, translated to MSKYLDLIIGFVFILYYIYLKVIYNGMAFDKFFISLGIVLIIYHFIKNKINMNKKLKKIIKITFIIFISIFIILESILIFFPKQNLEEDCDYLIILGASVKNTVPSLTLKGRLDKAIEYLKKSKDDCYIVVSGGKGNDEGISEAKAMENYLVKHKIPKDKIIMEDKSTNTYENFKYSKEKIESHSKNDIKNLNIKVVTTDFHSFRSFMLAKKNGYGNVNFYSNKSLNQFIPIYYAREFFATIKTIVFDML
- a CDS encoding LCP family protein yields the protein MNKFKKCCIFLSIIILISMTLTNIYAINNYKKNTNKTTVKSENIIVKEEEKKEKSKKTKDVLNILLIGTDSNDFKKTARSDSMMILTIDKDHKNIKLTSLARDTLVNIPRYGFEKLTHAYAYGKADLLLETIQKNFYIDIDDYITVNFNSFIDLVDILGGVEVDIQEKEISHLNDIIVNSFKVSNKEAEEPQFIRSSGRQLLNGYQALSYARIRQIDSIYERDKRQRDVLKSIANKLIELPVSSYPTVIKELLPYVDINISITKLISLANILRNIYDYDIKQMEFPVKNHRESGKLLKNNSFVVKWDKTENLKILKDFMYSN
- a CDS encoding Fur family transcriptional regulator; this encodes MSQMEVLKEKLKETGFKITPQRRAIIETLLKHKDKHLSSEEIYDFVRVDCPEIGLATVYRTMQLLDEVGAISKLNLDDGCIRYEIDLDDSDAHNHHHLICKNCGKIIEVKEDLLDSIELEIQNLYKFSILDHDLKFYGLCEDCK
- a CDS encoding metal-dependent hydrolase — encoded protein: MRGKTHFTIGVLTSLQASMLFNKPLSLMDIAVCSLFSILPDLDTSNSIISNTILNHNVSKKIYKIIIYAVNILIFLISIKINDNFIISSLVTFVAIVILEAKISHGFLRRLFLSLIFILLTISIYLINGKFYFILFTLILASFPWLKHRKLSHSLLAIFIIGFVLKQIELITNISNLCFFGTIGYSSHLFLGDLFTKSGIPLFYPFSEKKFSLGFLKVGGSLSNFLEIVFVVFLFCLILLTLIKF
- a CDS encoding ribonuclease J, producing MQLFKKSLNKIKVMALGGLNEIGKNMTAIEYKDEIIVIDSGLSFPEEEMLGVDIVIPDVTYLVKNKDRVKGIFITHGHEDHIGALPYVLKKINVPVYASKLTVGLIQVKLKEHKLNNVNLNVITPGQVIKLKNFDVEFLKVNHSIPDACAIAVHTDQGIIFHTGDFKIDLTPIDGEVMDFHRICELSKKGVLLMLADSTNVERPGYNPSERTVGTGLDGLFAKANNSRIIVATFASNIHRLQQIVNAAQKFERKVAVSGRSMVNVMAVARDLGYIDIDDDMLIDLNDIHKYEDNELVIITTGSQGEPMSALARMASAEHKKVEIRQGDLVIISAHPIPGNEKLISKVVNCLFEKGAEVVYDDAADIHVSGHARQEELKLMHRLVAPKFFMPAHGEFRMLKKHAEIAEELGMPSQNIFVMKTGEVLELDKTSAKVASHIPTGNVLVDGLGVGDVGNIVLRDRKHLSEDGLMIVVVTISKEDGKVLAGPDIISRGFVYVRESEDLMDGAKSVIKNVLVACEQSHIKEWAYLKNNIKDNLKEYLYQRTKRNPMILPIIMEV
- a CDS encoding YlbF family regulator, with the protein product MGVYDSTTKLASDIKGSKEYKEFKKYMKVIKSNPKYESILNNHRKIQMEIKSKNIKGVNIDKKTLKIAEDLRKTISGNKDLSRYIECEYKFTSMMDNINKILASAVYEDYK
- a CDS encoding DUF503 domain-containing protein translates to MKIIIIKVKLRANWVHSLKEKRMILKSIVKKLQNKFNISVSEVDNQDIHQSIVIGIAGICLDSRQADSTIDNIINYIYENTDAEIINIDTTIDVY